The Prosthecobacter vanneervenii genome has a segment encoding these proteins:
- a CDS encoding DUF1501 domain-containing protein — translation MTTRRHLLQSTSTGFGWLAFNALNQQWAGAAAPLKTINPLAPKEPHFAARAKRVIFMFMQGGPSHLDTFDYKPELAKAEANKVQKYMGSVFEFKPRGKSGIMISEAFPELAKHADELCLLNGMQTRTNAHQMATVALHIGSETFVRPSMGAWIVYGLGTEAEDLPGFVTINPAADNGGAMNYGSAFLPATFQGTRLSTGGGGVPDLSNGRLSDAQQRKQIEFIQKANRKLLSGDPGNPEIEGIIQSYELAYKMQTSVPEVLDLNKEPQHIRELYGLDDGATERFGTQCLMARRMAEKGVRFIQLTSPGWDHHNGLRDNLARQCTSIDKPIAGLIADLKQRDMLKDTLILWGGEFGRGSGYDNEPYNGRGHNGGGYTMWMAGGGVKGGFTYGSTNEMGDKAETGIIGTHDLHATVLHLLGMNHERLTYRYAGRNFRLTDVSGEVAKAILA, via the coding sequence ATGACCACACGCCGCCACCTTCTCCAATCCACCAGCACCGGCTTTGGCTGGCTGGCGTTTAACGCGCTGAATCAGCAGTGGGCGGGGGCTGCGGCGCCGCTCAAGACGATCAATCCGCTGGCACCTAAGGAGCCGCATTTCGCGGCGAGGGCGAAGCGGGTGATTTTCATGTTTATGCAGGGTGGGCCGAGTCATCTGGACACGTTTGATTACAAGCCGGAGCTGGCAAAGGCGGAGGCGAACAAGGTGCAGAAGTACATGGGGAGCGTGTTTGAGTTCAAGCCGCGCGGGAAGAGCGGGATCATGATCTCAGAAGCGTTTCCGGAGCTGGCAAAGCATGCGGATGAGCTGTGTCTGCTGAACGGGATGCAGACGCGGACAAATGCGCACCAGATGGCGACGGTGGCGCTGCACATCGGCAGCGAGACGTTTGTGCGGCCGTCGATGGGGGCATGGATTGTCTATGGACTTGGAACAGAGGCGGAGGATCTGCCGGGCTTTGTCACGATCAATCCGGCTGCGGACAATGGCGGGGCGATGAATTATGGCTCGGCGTTTCTGCCAGCGACATTTCAGGGAACGCGATTGAGCACGGGCGGTGGTGGCGTGCCGGACCTGAGCAATGGCAGGCTGAGTGATGCGCAGCAGCGAAAGCAGATCGAGTTCATCCAAAAGGCAAACCGCAAGCTGCTCAGCGGGGATCCAGGGAACCCGGAGATCGAGGGAATCATCCAGAGCTATGAGCTGGCGTACAAGATGCAGACGAGCGTGCCGGAGGTGCTGGATCTGAACAAGGAGCCACAGCATATCCGCGAGCTTTACGGGCTGGATGATGGGGCCACGGAGCGGTTTGGCACGCAGTGCCTGATGGCGCGGCGCATGGCGGAGAAGGGCGTGCGGTTTATTCAGCTCACGTCGCCGGGATGGGATCATCACAATGGGCTGCGGGACAACCTCGCACGGCAGTGCACGTCGATCGACAAGCCGATTGCGGGATTGATCGCGGACCTGAAGCAGCGGGACATGCTGAAGGACACGCTGATTTTGTGGGGCGGTGAGTTTGGACGTGGCAGCGGGTATGACAATGAGCCGTACAATGGCCGGGGCCACAATGGTGGTGGCTACACGATGTGGATGGCGGGTGGTGGCGTGAAGGGTGGATTCACCTACGGCAGCACGAATGAGATGGGAGACAAGGCGGAGACGGGGATCATCGGCACGCATGATCTGCATGCCACGGTGCTGCACCTGCTGGGCATGAACCATGAGCGGCTGACGTATCGATATGCGGGAAGAAATTTCCGGCTGACGGACGTGAGCGGTGAGGTGGCGAAGGCGATCTTGGCGTGA
- a CDS encoding cytidine deaminase, whose product MHQAPALLEAATAAAAKAYAPYSRFQVGCALVTAQGNLFTGCNVENASYGLTICAERGTIFQAVAAEGPEMRIAELAVIALGHEFPPCGACRQVIAEFADAETPVWFLRDGKPVRLTMAELLPASFKL is encoded by the coding sequence ATGCACCAAGCCCCTGCCCTGCTGGAAGCCGCCACCGCCGCCGCCGCGAAGGCCTATGCGCCCTACTCGCGGTTTCAGGTGGGCTGCGCGCTGGTCACGGCGCAGGGGAATCTTTTCACCGGCTGCAATGTGGAGAATGCCAGCTATGGCCTGACCATCTGCGCGGAGCGTGGCACCATTTTTCAGGCCGTGGCAGCCGAGGGGCCGGAGATGAGAATCGCCGAGCTGGCGGTGATCGCATTGGGGCATGAATTTCCCCCGTGTGGTGCCTGCCGGCAGGTGATCGCCGAATTTGCGGATGCCGAGACCCCGGTGTGGTTTCTGCGGGACGGAAAACCGGTGAGGTTGACGATGGCGGAGTTGCTGCCAGCCAGCTTCAAGTTATGA
- a CDS encoding phenylacetate--CoA ligase family protein, with amino-acid sequence MSDGPPLIDRVRLRSNQWRKLRSIVLNLATTDSFYGKKIREWELKVSRLNRVEDFIAQVPFTTKADIQADRLAHPPFGTNLTRAIHQYTRFCQTSGTSTGVPMAWVDTPESWDAMLKCWQRVFEAAGLVKGQDRIFFAFSFGPFLGFWTAYEAAAKDFLVIPTGGLSSQARLEAMARYGPTVLCCTPTYALRLGEHIGKLSGISRESLNIKKIIVAGETGGSVPEVRNRLEELWGARVFDHHGMTEVGPVSYETQDLPRQLVVMEESYLAEVVDPKTGVEVPDGECGELILSTLDRTACPLLRYRTGDWVKKKLHRGRLVLEGGILSRVDDMIVVRGVNIYPSAIEAVVRQFPEVVEFMVEQRKVDAMDEIELLIEVDGTTAKSLQKRLEAKLKDTFSLRIPVRLADSNSLPRHEFKARRWRMVQAA; translated from the coding sequence ATGTCTGACGGCCCGCCATTGATTGACCGAGTCCGTTTGCGTTCCAACCAGTGGCGCAAGCTCCGCTCCATCGTGCTCAATCTGGCCACGACGGACAGCTTTTACGGCAAGAAAATCCGTGAGTGGGAGCTGAAAGTGAGCCGGCTGAACCGGGTGGAGGATTTCATCGCGCAGGTGCCCTTCACCACCAAGGCTGACATCCAGGCGGACCGCCTGGCACACCCACCCTTTGGCACCAATCTGACACGTGCCATCCATCAGTACACACGCTTCTGCCAGACCAGCGGCACCAGCACCGGGGTGCCGATGGCCTGGGTGGACACGCCGGAGAGCTGGGATGCCATGCTCAAGTGCTGGCAGCGCGTCTTTGAAGCCGCAGGGCTGGTCAAAGGGCAGGACCGCATCTTTTTCGCCTTTTCATTTGGTCCCTTTCTAGGCTTCTGGACGGCCTACGAGGCTGCGGCCAAGGACTTTCTTGTGATCCCCACCGGCGGCCTTTCCAGCCAGGCCCGGCTGGAGGCGATGGCACGCTACGGCCCCACGGTGCTGTGCTGCACGCCCACCTACGCCCTAAGACTGGGAGAGCATATTGGAAAACTATCCGGCATCTCCCGCGAAAGCCTTAACATCAAAAAGATCATCGTAGCCGGTGAAACGGGAGGCAGCGTGCCTGAAGTGCGCAACCGGCTGGAGGAGCTCTGGGGTGCACGTGTCTTTGACCATCACGGCATGACGGAAGTAGGCCCCGTGAGCTATGAGACCCAGGATCTGCCACGCCAACTTGTGGTGATGGAGGAATCCTATCTGGCCGAGGTGGTGGATCCGAAAACAGGCGTAGAAGTGCCTGACGGTGAATGTGGCGAGCTCATTCTCTCCACCCTGGACCGCACTGCGTGCCCGCTGCTGCGCTATCGCACTGGCGACTGGGTGAAGAAGAAGCTTCATCGCGGACGCCTTGTGCTGGAAGGCGGCATTCTCAGCCGTGTGGACGACATGATCGTGGTGCGTGGCGTGAACATCTACCCGAGCGCGATCGAGGCCGTGGTGAGGCAGTTCCCTGAAGTGGTCGAGTTCATGGTCGAACAGCGCAAAGTCGATGCGATGGACGAGATTGAGCTGTTGATCGAAGTGGACGGCACCACCGCCAAATCCTTGCAGAAGCGCCTCGAAGCCAAGCTCAAGGACACTTTTTCGCTGCGCATTCCCGTTCGACTTGCCGATTCAAACAGCCTGCCACGCCATGAGTTTAAGGCGCGACGCTGGCGCATGGTGCAGGCGGCCTGA
- a CDS encoding polysaccharide lyase: protein MFYHSKAATHGGYVYRYSSDFKLREAEGIPGKDTIWIQPPGTPAVGMAMLDAYEVTKDEKCLAAAVEAAHAVARTQLVSGGWDYSGDFAEKDREKHLYRRDVNGRLIERRKVPASEGGWHVWRKHANKNNYSTFDDDVSQAATRLLVRVDAALGGKDAEIKEAAEFALSAILATQYPSGGWSANWDSFPKAPPTTAMYPIKAGSYPADWPRKWPKDFTGCYVLNDNTHATLMSTLILAWQLRGEEKYLEAAKRGGDFLVAAQMPDPQPAWAQQYDAEMQPEWSRAFEPSAICGRESQAAMWALLKLAAVTGEKKYLAPLPRAIAYLRKALLPDGRIARYYELQTNKPLYFERGEGGKGFVLTYSDAKASSNYGWKWDSELEALESFRQKIERGERVVFPRVEKERWSSPPTEGEIAIILKEQHADGSWPVTDEERGWMRDASGKKTRPAGGVIYSLDFVQNVKALCAWLKAKGGGR, encoded by the coding sequence TTGTTTTATCATTCCAAAGCAGCGACGCACGGTGGGTATGTGTATCGTTACAGCTCGGACTTCAAATTGAGGGAGGCGGAGGGGATTCCGGGGAAAGACACGATCTGGATCCAGCCGCCAGGGACGCCTGCGGTGGGCATGGCGATGCTGGATGCGTATGAGGTGACGAAGGATGAGAAGTGCCTGGCTGCAGCGGTGGAGGCGGCGCATGCGGTGGCGCGCACGCAGCTGGTGTCGGGCGGATGGGATTACTCAGGGGACTTTGCCGAGAAGGATCGGGAGAAGCATCTTTATCGGCGTGACGTGAATGGCAGGCTGATCGAGCGGAGGAAGGTGCCGGCAAGCGAAGGCGGGTGGCATGTGTGGAGGAAGCACGCGAACAAGAACAACTACTCCACCTTTGATGATGATGTGTCGCAGGCGGCGACGCGGCTGTTGGTGCGGGTGGACGCTGCGCTGGGCGGGAAGGATGCGGAGATCAAGGAGGCGGCAGAGTTTGCCCTGAGCGCGATCCTGGCGACGCAGTATCCTTCGGGGGGATGGAGTGCGAACTGGGACAGCTTTCCTAAAGCGCCACCGACGACCGCGATGTATCCGATCAAGGCGGGGAGTTATCCGGCTGACTGGCCGCGCAAGTGGCCGAAGGATTTCACGGGATGCTATGTGCTCAATGACAACACACATGCGACGCTGATGAGCACGCTCATCCTGGCGTGGCAGCTACGGGGAGAAGAGAAGTATCTGGAAGCGGCGAAGCGTGGCGGGGATTTTTTAGTCGCCGCGCAGATGCCTGATCCGCAGCCGGCGTGGGCGCAGCAGTATGATGCGGAGATGCAGCCGGAGTGGAGCCGGGCCTTTGAACCGAGTGCAATCTGCGGACGTGAAAGCCAGGCGGCGATGTGGGCGCTGCTGAAGCTGGCGGCGGTGACGGGTGAGAAGAAGTACCTTGCGCCGCTGCCGAGGGCGATCGCGTATCTGCGGAAGGCGCTGCTGCCGGACGGGAGGATCGCGCGCTACTATGAGCTACAGACGAACAAGCCGCTGTATTTTGAGCGTGGCGAGGGCGGCAAGGGGTTTGTGCTGACCTACTCGGATGCAAAGGCTTCCTCCAATTACGGCTGGAAATGGGACAGCGAGCTGGAGGCGCTGGAGTCTTTCAGGCAGAAGATCGAGCGCGGTGAGCGTGTTGTTTTTCCACGGGTGGAGAAAGAGCGCTGGTCATCGCCGCCGACGGAGGGGGAGATTGCGATAATTTTGAAGGAGCAGCATGCGGATGGCTCGTGGCCCGTGACGGATGAGGAGCGGGGATGGATGCGCGATGCGAGTGGGAAGAAAACGCGGCCTGCGGGCGGGGTGATCTACAGCCTGGACTTTGTGCAGAATGTGAAGGCGCTGTGTGCGTGGCTGAAGGCGAAAGGAGGCGGCAGATGA
- a CDS encoding CehA/McbA family metallohydrolase, whose protein sequence is MKSAILLSLLMAGSLPAAEVFEAALGRETELPKGKEADGILGDFVLRSDKVEALISQNSPGRKANMSTFYGEDGVTPGCLYDITLRGANNDQLVVYAPCGHGPVSYVKRVETTEAGSAAVESVTTAAKNGGVYKRHEYRVQDGVQGIYITTTLRNETDKPQVVFTKSDFTRFDSTGKTKDGISWVDAINPAHKCGYAVGNLEVKGTDKVEDNLSLAPKQEVVIARFFAVGTSPAQAVGEFRSVKGDKVGTVSGTIADGSGKGVATATIVVPEGDKGIPAYPDADGKFSLKIPQGPVELQVQDLGRPDTKISLTVAEGTTTAPNLAMANASRIRFEITDESGKPIPCKAHFAPLDEGAPELDLGPKWRAHGCVDQYMSENGQFTQQLPAGKYQVVVVRGPEYSHLEKEITLEAGKEAVFKGTLKRIVDTKGWISADFHNHSTPSGDNVCDTDGRLINIAAENLEFTPTTEHNRFYDWEPTIKALGLENFIKTVKGIELTGSRQHVNAFPFEPEPLKQNGGAPDWNDDPRITVLTLRRWQTERADRWIQFNHPDLSNMFIDRDSDGVQDGGFVGVGSMIDGAESQNGAGTDILAESPFTLSRPKGSLAMKVSAVREFVWRQLLNQGLRVTAVGVADAHSVYGNGVGCWRCYLPSSSDEPAKIDWAELSPHAKAGHLVLSTGPFLEVTTQNGKIAGDDDRATGGIDLKVRVQCTDWMDIDRVQVLVNSRPDPKLNFTRATHPQMFKDGVVKFEEKIHVPLEHDAHLIVVALDEDGNQKIGYGTSDYAKVRPCAYNNPIYVDADGHGFTPNGDTLGFDLPTGGIKVDKAKEQLTRAGLIKDGPQDAPPAPAPANEPKKKKKK, encoded by the coding sequence ATGAAGTCAGCTATTCTGCTCTCTCTCCTCATGGCAGGCTCACTGCCTGCCGCTGAAGTCTTTGAAGCCGCGCTCGGCCGCGAAACCGAACTGCCCAAGGGCAAGGAGGCGGATGGTATCCTGGGTGACTTTGTACTGCGCAGCGACAAGGTGGAGGCCCTGATCTCGCAGAACTCCCCGGGGCGTAAAGCCAACATGAGCACCTTTTACGGTGAGGACGGCGTAACCCCCGGCTGCCTGTATGACATCACCCTGCGCGGTGCGAACAACGATCAGCTCGTCGTCTATGCCCCCTGCGGCCACGGCCCGGTGAGTTATGTGAAAAGGGTGGAAACCACAGAGGCTGGCAGCGCTGCTGTGGAATCTGTGACCACCGCAGCGAAAAACGGCGGTGTGTACAAGCGCCACGAGTACCGTGTGCAGGATGGTGTGCAGGGGATCTACATCACCACCACACTGCGCAACGAGACTGACAAGCCGCAGGTTGTTTTCACGAAGTCTGATTTCACCCGCTTTGATTCCACCGGCAAAACCAAGGACGGCATCTCCTGGGTGGACGCCATCAATCCCGCGCACAAATGCGGCTACGCCGTGGGCAACCTGGAGGTGAAGGGCACTGACAAAGTGGAGGACAACCTGAGCCTGGCACCGAAGCAGGAAGTGGTCATTGCACGTTTCTTTGCCGTGGGCACCTCGCCCGCACAGGCGGTGGGCGAATTCCGCTCCGTCAAAGGCGACAAGGTCGGCACGGTGAGCGGCACGATCGCCGATGGCAGCGGCAAGGGAGTCGCCACTGCCACGATCGTCGTTCCCGAAGGTGACAAAGGCATTCCCGCCTATCCGGATGCTGATGGCAAATTCAGCCTCAAGATCCCACAGGGGCCGGTGGAACTGCAGGTGCAGGACCTGGGCCGCCCGGACACGAAAATCTCCCTGACCGTGGCCGAAGGAACGACCACCGCTCCCAATTTGGCCATGGCCAATGCCTCGCGCATTCGGTTTGAGATCACTGATGAATCCGGCAAGCCCATTCCGTGCAAGGCCCACTTTGCCCCGCTGGACGAGGGGGCACCGGAGCTCGATCTCGGGCCCAAGTGGCGTGCACACGGTTGCGTGGACCAGTACATGAGCGAGAATGGCCAGTTCACCCAGCAGCTGCCTGCTGGAAAATATCAGGTCGTTGTGGTGCGTGGTCCTGAGTACTCCCACCTCGAAAAGGAGATCACCCTCGAAGCCGGGAAGGAAGCCGTTTTTAAAGGCACGCTGAAGCGCATCGTGGACACCAAGGGCTGGATCAGCGCCGACTTCCACAACCACAGCACCCCCAGCGGTGACAACGTGTGCGACACGGACGGTCGCCTGATCAACATTGCTGCGGAGAACTTGGAATTCACCCCCACCACCGAGCACAACCGCTTCTACGACTGGGAGCCCACCATCAAGGCGCTGGGGCTGGAAAACTTCATCAAGACCGTCAAGGGTATCGAGCTCACCGGCAGCCGCCAGCATGTGAATGCCTTCCCGTTTGAGCCCGAGCCGCTCAAGCAGAACGGTGGTGCTCCCGATTGGAATGACGATCCGCGCATCACGGTGCTGACACTGCGCCGCTGGCAGACTGAGCGCGCCGACCGCTGGATCCAGTTCAACCATCCCGACCTCTCCAACATGTTCATTGACCGCGATAGCGACGGCGTGCAGGACGGTGGCTTTGTGGGCGTGGGAAGCATGATCGACGGTGCGGAATCGCAGAACGGTGCAGGCACGGACATCCTTGCGGAGTCCCCTTTCACGCTGAGCCGCCCCAAAGGGTCGCTAGCGATGAAAGTCAGCGCCGTGCGGGAATTTGTGTGGCGCCAACTGCTGAACCAGGGCCTGCGCGTCACCGCCGTGGGCGTGGCCGATGCGCACTCCGTGTATGGCAATGGCGTGGGCTGCTGGCGCTGCTACCTGCCCAGCAGCTCCGATGAGCCCGCCAAGATTGACTGGGCGGAACTCTCCCCCCATGCCAAGGCCGGCCATCTGGTGCTGAGCACCGGCCCGTTCCTCGAAGTGACCACGCAGAATGGCAAGATCGCCGGAGATGACGACCGCGCCACGGGAGGCATCGACCTGAAGGTGCGTGTGCAGTGCACCGACTGGATGGACATCGACCGCGTGCAGGTGCTGGTAAACAGCCGCCCTGATCCCAAGCTGAACTTTACCCGCGCCACCCACCCGCAGATGTTCAAGGACGGCGTGGTGAAGTTTGAAGAAAAGATCCACGTGCCGCTGGAGCACGATGCGCATCTCATCGTGGTAGCCCTCGACGAAGATGGCAATCAGAAGATCGGCTACGGCACCAGCGACTACGCCAAGGTCCGCCCCTGCGCCTACAACAACCCCATCTACGTGGACGCTGACGGCCACGGCTTCACGCCCAACGGCGACACCCTCGGTTTTGACCTGCCCACTGGCGGCATCAAGGTGGACAAAGCCAAGGAGCAGCTGACCCGTGCCGGATTGATCAAAGACGGCCCGCAAGATGCTCCTCCAGCACCTGCCCCCGCCAACGAGCCGAAGAAGAAAAAGAAGAAGTGA
- a CDS encoding heparan-alpha-glucosaminide N-acetyltransferase domain-containing protein has product MPGSSKRLLWLDLFRGLAVLGMVWTHSANTFLDAGLQKTAWYREMSYYHGLIAPAFFWIAGYVRAHITAGSPKPPLPALKRLLMVLLIGYLMYVPWNDLFHAQAWRAACTVNVLHCLAISGMLMLLAERFGRWRQMVVALFLLFFVGLQTSAEHWHTGLLLIDQYFNRNQGSLFALFPWVGFGLAGFLTRSLWSGTPDRHAAVVFTLGALLAFAQPWSPWPGGAPEFFLERLGWVLMAAVLVACAAERVSSVTGWLRLAGRESLTLYVVHLLFIHAVPLPRQSLQFLIGPTQQMPAVFAIFIVLFLLSLAVGWGNERRKHKQA; this is encoded by the coding sequence GTGCCCGGTTCCTCAAAACGCCTCCTCTGGCTCGATCTCTTCCGCGGTCTGGCCGTGCTGGGCATGGTGTGGACGCATTCGGCCAATACCTTTCTCGACGCTGGCCTGCAGAAAACCGCATGGTATCGTGAGATGAGCTACTACCACGGACTCATCGCGCCTGCATTCTTCTGGATCGCAGGCTACGTGCGGGCGCACATCACTGCCGGGTCTCCAAAGCCGCCGCTGCCAGCGCTCAAACGCCTGCTCATGGTGCTGCTCATCGGATATCTGATGTATGTGCCGTGGAATGATCTTTTTCATGCTCAGGCATGGCGCGCCGCCTGCACCGTCAATGTGCTGCACTGTTTGGCCATCAGCGGCATGCTCATGCTGCTGGCCGAGCGCTTTGGCCGCTGGCGGCAGATGGTGGTGGCTTTGTTTCTGCTCTTCTTTGTCGGACTGCAAACCTCCGCCGAGCACTGGCACACGGGGCTGCTCCTCATAGATCAATACTTCAATCGCAATCAAGGATCCCTCTTCGCCCTCTTTCCTTGGGTCGGCTTTGGACTTGCGGGCTTTCTGACGCGCAGCCTTTGGAGCGGCACTCCGGACCGCCATGCGGCAGTCGTTTTTACACTGGGCGCACTGCTGGCCTTTGCCCAGCCTTGGTCTCCTTGGCCGGGCGGCGCGCCGGAGTTCTTTCTGGAGCGCCTCGGCTGGGTGCTGATGGCCGCCGTGCTGGTGGCCTGTGCGGCAGAGCGCGTCAGCTCAGTCACCGGCTGGCTGCGCCTGGCGGGGCGTGAATCACTGACGCTCTACGTAGTCCATCTGCTATTCATCCATGCCGTGCCGCTGCCACGACAGTCACTTCAGTTCCTGATCGGGCCTACGCAGCAGATGCCTGCAGTGTTTGCCATCTTCATCGTGCTTTTTCTTCTTTCTCTGGCTGTAGGATGGGGAAACGAGCGCAGGAAGCATAAGCAAGCATAG
- a CDS encoding D-hexose-6-phosphate mutarotase codes for MTLPPSVTLIEEPAGYPVLVIEHAAATGRIALNGAHVTDWIPEGHDPVLYMSADAILETGKPIRGGIPVCWPWFGPHPTDSTKPAHGFVRQMAWEVDVARESDAGVDIVLKLQDSAESKAFWPHSFQVRMHVHMGATLQVSLQAQNTGTAAWTMTGALHTYLNVEDVRKISIHGLHGTQYVEGRLSPDKRPQSGMIIIDQEVDRMYISDATVIVHDPLWKRELVIEKAGSLATVVWNPWIEKSKRLADLPDEAYPEFLCIEAANAGEDVVTVQPGHEHLLTQRIEVRKL; via the coding sequence ATGACTCTCCCACCCTCCGTCACCCTCATTGAAGAACCCGCTGGTTATCCTGTCCTGGTCATCGAACACGCTGCGGCCACGGGCCGGATCGCGCTGAATGGAGCGCATGTGACCGACTGGATTCCGGAAGGGCACGACCCGGTGCTGTACATGAGCGCGGATGCCATTCTGGAAACTGGCAAGCCCATCCGCGGCGGCATCCCAGTCTGCTGGCCGTGGTTTGGCCCGCACCCCACAGACAGCACCAAGCCCGCGCACGGCTTTGTGCGCCAGATGGCCTGGGAAGTGGATGTGGCACGTGAATCCGACGCAGGCGTGGACATCGTGCTCAAGCTGCAAGACTCTGCTGAGAGCAAGGCTTTCTGGCCGCATTCCTTTCAGGTGAGAATGCATGTGCACATGGGGGCTACACTGCAGGTCAGCCTGCAGGCGCAAAACACCGGCACCGCCGCCTGGACCATGACAGGTGCCCTGCACACCTACCTGAATGTGGAGGATGTGCGCAAGATCAGCATCCACGGGCTGCATGGCACCCAGTATGTGGAAGGCCGCCTCTCCCCCGACAAGCGCCCGCAAAGCGGCATGATCATCATCGACCAGGAGGTGGACCGCATGTACATCTCTGATGCGACCGTCATCGTACATGACCCGCTGTGGAAGCGTGAGCTGGTCATTGAGAAGGCAGGCAGCCTGGCCACGGTGGTGTGGAATCCGTGGATCGAAAAGTCCAAGCGTCTCGCGGATCTGCCGGATGAAGCCTACCCTGAGTTTCTTTGCATCGAGGCGGCGAATGCCGGTGAGGATGTCGTCACCGTGCAGCCGGGCCATGAGCACCTGCTGACGCAGCGCATCGAGGTGAGAAAGCTGTAA
- a CDS encoding DUF1549 and DUF1553 domain-containing protein yields the protein MPTQGICAIFVSVAFCGSAIQASEKYENETPWSYQRILRPVVPVVKDGAWPKDDMDRFILAKLEKENLRPIGDASRLTLIRRASFDLRGLPPTQEEVERFVKDAAADDVAFAKVVDAFLQSERFGERWARHWLDVVRYADSVGRVWNAPFTYAWKYRDWVIDSLNADKPYNRFVAEQIAGDLLPATTVLQKRDQIVGTGMLALGSVNLQEGDYEQFVLDQVDDQIDVVSRAFMGLTISCARCHDHKTEPVSQKDYYALAGIFYSSRTLPGQANRSDMNGSGYVDPEMLVDLPTKLDERVGPPSQLPEGIHSMDDIRALGNPKTTIRYDVDPHLCMGVIEGEIKDCELAVGGDPNDRKAAPERGKLGMPSLPPLPKIPAKSSGRLELALWMTQATHPLTSRVAVNRIWQHLMGEGIVRTVDDFGITGSDPTHPELLDHLAIRFVEGGWSVKKMIRAMMLSRTYRLASTGNPEHHDAGNKLRWRMNAKRLELEPLRDTLLQLAGKLTFDRPEGIQVAGTGGKGRHGLTRGLLGIDEPYRTIYLPVVRDNVPELFSTFDFPGPTQIKGQRDVTTVAPQALFFMNNEFVEEVAGEIAAKTGKDVKAAYRLVLGREPSSEEMRDAGELDLQTLVQALLGTAEFRYIF from the coding sequence ATGCCCACACAGGGCATCTGCGCCATCTTTGTCTCGGTAGCGTTTTGCGGCTCGGCCATCCAAGCGTCTGAGAAATATGAGAACGAGACGCCGTGGTCGTATCAGCGCATTCTGAGGCCGGTGGTTCCGGTGGTGAAGGATGGGGCGTGGCCGAAGGATGACATGGATCGGTTTATTCTAGCGAAGCTGGAGAAGGAGAACCTGCGGCCGATTGGGGATGCGTCGAGATTGACGCTGATACGGAGGGCGTCGTTTGATCTGCGCGGACTGCCGCCGACGCAGGAGGAGGTGGAGCGTTTTGTGAAGGATGCGGCGGCGGATGATGTGGCGTTTGCGAAGGTGGTGGATGCGTTTCTACAGTCGGAGCGTTTTGGAGAACGATGGGCGCGGCACTGGCTGGATGTGGTGCGGTATGCAGACAGCGTGGGCCGGGTGTGGAATGCGCCGTTTACGTATGCGTGGAAGTATCGTGACTGGGTGATTGATTCACTGAACGCGGACAAGCCGTACAACCGGTTTGTGGCGGAGCAGATTGCGGGAGATCTTTTACCGGCAACGACGGTGCTGCAGAAGCGTGACCAGATTGTGGGCACAGGCATGCTGGCTCTGGGCAGTGTGAATCTACAGGAGGGAGACTATGAGCAGTTTGTGCTGGATCAGGTGGATGACCAGATCGACGTGGTTTCGCGTGCGTTCATGGGGCTGACGATCAGCTGTGCGCGGTGCCATGACCACAAGACGGAACCGGTGAGCCAGAAGGACTACTATGCGCTGGCGGGGATCTTTTACAGCAGCCGCACGCTGCCGGGTCAGGCGAATCGGAGTGACATGAATGGATCGGGCTATGTGGATCCGGAGATGCTGGTGGATCTGCCGACGAAACTGGACGAGCGCGTGGGCCCGCCGAGCCAGCTGCCGGAGGGAATTCATTCGATGGATGACATTCGGGCGCTGGGAAATCCGAAGACGACGATCCGCTATGATGTGGACCCGCATTTATGCATGGGGGTGATCGAGGGTGAGATCAAGGACTGTGAGCTGGCGGTGGGAGGAGATCCGAACGACCGCAAGGCTGCACCTGAGCGGGGAAAGCTGGGCATGCCGTCCCTGCCCCCGCTGCCGAAGATTCCTGCGAAGTCTTCGGGCCGGCTGGAACTGGCGCTGTGGATGACACAGGCAACGCATCCCCTCACCTCGCGCGTGGCGGTGAACCGCATCTGGCAGCATCTGATGGGCGAAGGGATCGTGCGCACGGTGGATGATTTTGGGATCACGGGGAGTGATCCGACGCATCCGGAGCTGCTGGATCATCTGGCGATCCGGTTTGTGGAAGGAGGGTGGTCGGTGAAAAAGATGATCCGTGCGATGATGCTGAGCCGCACGTACCGGCTGGCGAGCACGGGAAATCCTGAGCATCATGATGCGGGCAACAAGCTGCGGTGGCGCATGAATGCGAAGCGGCTGGAGCTGGAACCGCTGCGAGACACGCTGCTGCAACTGGCGGGCAAGCTGACGTTTGACCGGCCTGAAGGCATCCAGGTGGCGGGCACGGGGGGCAAGGGACGGCATGGACTGACGCGCGGGCTACTAGGTATTGATGAGCCCTATCGAACGATTTATCTGCCGGTGGTGCGGGACAATGTGCCGGAGCTTTTCAGCACGTTTGATTTTCCGGGACCGACGCAGATCAAGGGGCAGCGCGATGTGACAACAGTGGCACCGCAGGCGCTGTTTTTCATGAACAACGAGTTTGTGGAGGAGGTGGCGGGGGAGATTGCAGCGAAGACCGGAAAGGATGTGAAGGCGGCCTATCGGCTTGTGCTGGGACGGGAGCCGTCGAGCGAGGAGATGCGTGATGCGGGTGAACTGGATCTGCAGACGCTGGTGCAGGCGCTGCTGGGGACGGCGGAGTTTCGGTACATTTTCTAA